From Strigops habroptila isolate Jane chromosome 10, bStrHab1.2.pri, whole genome shotgun sequence, one genomic window encodes:
- the TMEM247 gene encoding transmembrane protein 247 — translation MEELEENQKALKLTFQKTQNNDKEKQQHEKMQEAITGTPTSSFSSDNETESMDAKCPTGYLDMGGTSPLQSEVSTNAEELEQLCDQQVTGAHLELERMRWHFVLAKLKCEQEDKEKQRLHEERMEQIHHQAVKGSVNEGLQNLLQPFNQYALFLYCFIIIHVIYTLKELAFYVFQTHYLFCFAIVLFYILIRIFQDYRNNKKYP, via the exons ATGGAAGAGcttgaagaaaatcagaaagctTTAAAACTTACTTTCCAGAAAACCCAGAATAATGATaaggagaaacagcagcatgaaaagatg CAGGAGGCCATCACAGGCACGCCAACATCATCCTTCAGCTCAGACAATGAAACAGAGAGCATGGATGCTAAGTGTCCTACAGGATATTTGGACATGGGAGGAACCAGCCCTTTGCAGTCAGAAGTTTCCACCAACGCAGAGGAGCTGGAACAGCtctgtgaccagcaggtcacaGGAGCTCATCTTGAGCTTGAGAGGATGAGGTGGCATTTTGTGCTGGCTAAACTGAAATGTGAACAGGAGgataaggaaaagcaaaggcttCATGAAGAGAGAATGGAGCAGATTCATCACCAGGCAGTAAAAGGATCA GTGAATGAAGGACTCCAAAACCTACTCCAGCCCTTCAATCAATATGCCTTGTTCCTGTACTGCTTCATCATCATTCATGTTATTTATACTTTGAAGGAGCTGGCCTTCTACGTTTTCCAAACCCATTACCTGTTCTGTTTTGCTATCGTGCTTTTCTACATTCTTATAAGGATTTTCCAAgattacagaaataacaaaaaatatccttaa